A stretch of the Streptosporangiales bacterium genome encodes the following:
- a CDS encoding BCCT family transporter, translated as MSTIGKADEAGNPVSRYLRTHTNPPVFFISGAVILAFLIVGVAFTDTTSKVASGALGFISTNFGWFYVLVATFFLVFVIAVMLSRYGRLRLGPDDSRPEYRTLPWFAMLFTAGMGIGLVFYGVYEAPFHLEEGPIAGRGMRGAMEALGITIFHWGLHPWAIYIVLGMSMGYFCFRKNLPLRPAAALYPLIGDRIYGWVGHVIDILAVFGTLFGLATSLGLGSQQVNAGLAEVFGIPVNQTVQIVIVALITAVAVLSVMLGIDKGIRRLSVINLWLALLLMVFVFAVGPKLFILSGLADATGSYLQNLVSNSLFVADPQFEATAAGWQADWTLFYWGWWISWSPFVGMFIARISYGRTLRQFISGTLLAPVGASILWFSVLGGTGLYYQLTNRVDIAGSAPETALFTLIGELPVGTVLATAAALLTVLVVVVFFATSSDSGSLVVDMLTNGGDPHPSKPQRFFWAVTEGAVAAVLLWIGGSTALAALQAASITAGLPFALVLLVLCLGLARAFRAEGLPAVATAGRLAGPDRRDREPAEPADRRRAEPQQRGS; from the coding sequence ATGTCCACAATAGGCAAGGCAGACGAAGCGGGTAACCCGGTCAGCAGGTACCTGCGCACCCACACCAATCCTCCGGTATTCTTCATCTCCGGCGCCGTCATCCTGGCGTTCCTGATCGTCGGCGTCGCCTTCACCGACACGACCAGCAAGGTCGCGAGCGGAGCGCTCGGGTTCATCAGCACGAACTTCGGCTGGTTCTACGTCCTCGTGGCGACGTTCTTCCTGGTGTTCGTCATCGCCGTCATGCTCAGCCGCTACGGGCGGCTACGGCTCGGCCCGGACGACTCGCGGCCGGAGTACCGGACGCTGCCGTGGTTCGCCATGCTGTTCACCGCCGGTATGGGAATCGGACTGGTCTTCTACGGCGTCTACGAGGCCCCGTTCCACCTGGAGGAGGGGCCGATTGCCGGCCGCGGGATGCGCGGCGCGATGGAAGCGCTCGGCATCACCATCTTCCACTGGGGCCTGCACCCGTGGGCGATCTACATCGTGCTCGGCATGTCGATGGGCTACTTCTGCTTCCGCAAGAACCTGCCGCTGCGGCCGGCGGCGGCGCTGTACCCGCTGATCGGCGACCGGATCTACGGGTGGGTCGGCCACGTGATCGACATCCTCGCCGTCTTCGGCACGCTGTTCGGGCTGGCGACGTCCCTCGGTCTCGGCAGCCAGCAGGTGAACGCGGGGCTGGCCGAGGTGTTCGGCATTCCGGTGAACCAGACCGTGCAGATCGTCATCGTCGCGTTGATCACCGCGGTAGCCGTACTCAGCGTGATGCTCGGCATCGACAAGGGCATCCGCCGGCTGTCGGTGATCAACCTGTGGTTGGCACTGCTGTTGATGGTGTTCGTGTTCGCCGTCGGGCCGAAGCTGTTCATCCTCAGCGGGCTGGCCGACGCGACCGGCAGCTACCTGCAGAACCTGGTCAGCAACAGCCTCTTCGTTGCCGACCCGCAGTTCGAGGCGACGGCAGCCGGGTGGCAGGCGGACTGGACGTTGTTCTACTGGGGCTGGTGGATCTCCTGGTCCCCGTTCGTCGGCATGTTCATCGCCCGCATCTCCTACGGCCGGACACTGCGGCAGTTCATCAGCGGCACGTTGCTGGCTCCCGTCGGCGCGTCGATCCTGTGGTTCTCCGTGCTCGGCGGCACCGGCCTGTACTACCAGCTCACCAACCGGGTCGACATCGCCGGCAGCGCGCCTGAGACGGCTCTGTTCACGCTCATCGGCGAGCTCCCGGTCGGCACCGTGCTCGCTACGGCGGCGGCGCTGCTCACCGTGCTCGTGGTGGTGGTCTTCTTCGCCACCTCGTCCGACTCCGGTTCGCTCGTCGTCGACATGCTCACCAACGGCGGCGATCCGCACCCGAGCAAGCCACAGCGGTTCTTCTGGGCCGTCACCGAGGGTGCCGTCGCAGCCGTCCTGCTGTGGATCGGCGGCTCCACGGCGCTCGCGGCACTGCAGGCGGCGTCGATCACCGCAGGGCTCCCGTTCGCGCTCGTCCTGCTGGTGCTCTGCCTCGGTCTGGCGCGCGCGTTCCGTGCCGAGGGTCTGCCTGCGGTCGCGACCGCAGGCCGTCTCGCCGGGCCGGACCGACGCGACCGCGAACCCGCAGAACCGGCCGACCGCCGTCGGGCGGAACCACAGCAGAGGGGGTCATGA
- a CDS encoding pentapeptide repeat-containing protein encodes MTDEGEIGADLRYVDWYGADLDGRRFVDCDLTGASLEEVTATACVFEECDLTEVRLNSSTWTDAAFLRCRFRGSSLFGATLRGCKLTGSTFEETAVLRPLTVVGGDWSFVSLRYQDLRGLDLTGVRLRDTDFTGANLGTTVLAGADLEKATFHDTKLRGADLRGARLHGVDLTAIELTDVRLDATQAVQLAMCHGADVDWDG; translated from the coding sequence GTGACCGACGAGGGCGAGATCGGCGCCGACCTGCGGTACGTCGACTGGTACGGCGCCGACCTCGACGGCCGGCGGTTCGTCGACTGCGACCTCACGGGCGCGAGCCTGGAAGAGGTGACGGCCACCGCGTGCGTGTTCGAGGAGTGCGACCTCACCGAGGTGCGGCTGAACAGCTCCACCTGGACCGACGCCGCGTTCCTGCGCTGCCGGTTCCGCGGCTCGTCGTTGTTCGGCGCGACGCTGCGCGGCTGCAAGCTGACCGGGTCGACCTTCGAGGAGACGGCCGTGCTGCGCCCGTTGACCGTGGTCGGCGGCGACTGGTCGTTCGTGTCGCTGCGGTACCAGGACCTGCGCGGCCTCGACCTCACCGGCGTGCGGCTGCGCGACACGGACTTCACCGGCGCGAACCTGGGCACCACCGTCCTCGCCGGCGCGGACCTGGAGAAGGCCACGTTCCACGACACGAAGCTGCGCGGCGCTGACCTGCGCGGTGCCCGGCTGCACGGCGTCGACCTCACCGCGATCGAGCTCACCGACGTCCGGCTGGACGCCACGCAGGCGGTGCAGCTCGCCATGTGCCACGGCGCGGACGTCGACTGGGACGGCTGA
- a CDS encoding peroxidase-related enzyme (This protein belongs to a clade of uncharacterized proteins related to peroxidases such as the alkylhydroperoxidase AhpD.), whose amino-acid sequence MTDSTDAAVQAGVSRFPVPAVEDLPADLAERVREVAEKSGFVPNVFLALAHRPAEWRAFFAYHDALMDKESPALSKADRELIVVATSAENDCLYCVVAHGAIARIRSRNPRIADQVATDWRKAELDDRQRAMLGFAVKLAVRPAEVTADDQAELAAYGFTDDDIWDIGSITALFALSNRLAHFAAIAPNEEFYLMGRLPKES is encoded by the coding sequence ATGACGGATTCGACGGACGCGGCCGTCCAGGCAGGGGTGAGCCGGTTCCCCGTGCCTGCGGTCGAGGACCTCCCCGCGGACCTCGCCGAGCGGGTGCGCGAGGTGGCGGAGAAGAGCGGGTTCGTGCCGAACGTCTTCCTCGCGCTGGCGCACCGGCCGGCGGAGTGGCGGGCGTTCTTCGCGTACCACGACGCGCTGATGGACAAGGAGAGCCCGGCGCTCAGCAAGGCGGACCGCGAGCTGATCGTGGTGGCCACGAGTGCCGAGAACGACTGTCTCTACTGCGTCGTCGCGCACGGGGCCATCGCGCGCATCCGCAGCCGCAACCCGCGGATCGCCGACCAGGTCGCGACCGACTGGCGCAAGGCGGAGCTGGACGACAGGCAGCGGGCGATGCTCGGCTTCGCGGTGAAGCTGGCGGTGCGCCCGGCGGAGGTGACCGCGGACGACCAGGCCGAGCTGGCGGCGTACGGGTTCACCGACGACGACATCTGGGACATCGGGTCGATCACCGCGCTGTTCGCGCTCTCGAACCGGCTGGCGCACTTCGCCGCCATCGCGCCGAACGAGGAGTTCTACCTGATGGGCCGGCTGCCGAAGGAGTCCTAG
- a CDS encoding malate dehydrogenase, translating into MARKGKVAVVGAGFYGSTTAQRLAEYDVFETVVLTDIIEGRPAGLALDINQSRSIEGFETKVVGQTTTADGDGYEAIAGADVVVITAGLPRKPGMSRMDLIDTNAKIVRQVAENVAKHAPEAVVIVVSNPLDEMTALAQIATGFPKNRVLGQAGMLDTARFTHNVAEELGVPLSSVTTLTLGSHGDTMVPVPSACSVDGKPLAEVLPADKIEELVQRTRDGGAEVVALLKTGSAYIAPSAAAARMARAVVEDSGAVMPVCAWVQGEYGIEGVYLGVEAELGRAGVRKVVERDLSETELAGLREAAEAVRAKQADVQDL; encoded by the coding sequence ATGGCGCGCAAGGGCAAGGTCGCGGTCGTAGGAGCCGGGTTCTACGGCTCGACGACGGCGCAGCGGCTTGCCGAGTACGACGTCTTCGAGACGGTCGTACTCACCGACATCATCGAGGGTCGGCCGGCCGGGCTCGCCCTCGACATCAACCAGTCCAGGTCGATCGAGGGCTTCGAGACGAAGGTCGTCGGCCAGACCACGACGGCCGACGGCGACGGCTACGAGGCCATCGCGGGCGCCGACGTGGTGGTGATCACCGCGGGCCTGCCGCGCAAGCCCGGCATGAGCCGGATGGACCTGATCGACACCAACGCCAAGATCGTCAGGCAGGTCGCGGAGAACGTCGCGAAGCACGCGCCAGAAGCCGTCGTGATCGTGGTCTCGAACCCGCTCGACGAGATGACCGCGCTCGCGCAGATCGCCACCGGCTTCCCGAAGAACCGGGTGCTCGGCCAGGCGGGCATGCTCGACACCGCACGCTTCACCCACAACGTGGCCGAGGAGCTCGGTGTGCCGCTGAGCTCGGTCACCACCCTCACCCTCGGCTCGCACGGCGACACCATGGTCCCGGTGCCGAGCGCGTGCTCCGTCGACGGCAAGCCGCTGGCCGAGGTGCTGCCTGCGGACAAGATCGAGGAGCTGGTGCAGCGCACCCGCGACGGGGGCGCCGAGGTCGTCGCGCTGCTGAAGACCGGCTCGGCGTACATCGCGCCTTCCGCCGCGGCCGCGCGGATGGCTCGCGCGGTCGTCGAGGACTCCGGCGCGGTCATGCCGGTGTGCGCCTGGGTGCAGGGCGAGTACGGCATCGAGGGCGTGTACCTGGGCGTCGAGGCCGAGCTCGGCCGCGCCGGCGTACGCAAGGTCGTCGAGCGCGACCTCAGCGAGACCGAGCTCGCCGGGCTGCGCGAGGCCGCCGAGGCCGTCCGCGCGAAGCAGGCCGACGTCCAGGACCTCTAG
- a CDS encoding aldo/keto reductase translates to MSIAFTKTIRGVAVPTLGIGTWEVEGPTATETVADAIAAGYRHVDTAVAYGNHAEVGEGIRRSGIARDELWLTTKIWLDSYAPKRLRESAEQALKDLGVDYLDLLLLHWPAGDDAETEPALRALQQLRDDSLIRELGVSNFPDYLLRPALQIAPEIFADQVEYHAHLAHEKLTATALELDLMITAYSPLAHGEGLTAESVVTEVAAKHGVSPAQVCIAWLARQGNVTVLPRSTNPDRRRENLAALEVDLTAGDVAELDELSRPGKRYINPPFAPRWDD, encoded by the coding sequence ATGAGTATCGCGTTCACGAAGACCATTCGAGGCGTTGCGGTGCCGACCCTGGGCATCGGCACGTGGGAGGTCGAGGGGCCAACAGCCACCGAGACCGTCGCAGACGCAATCGCCGCGGGTTACCGCCATGTCGACACCGCGGTCGCGTACGGCAACCATGCCGAGGTCGGCGAGGGCATTCGCCGCAGTGGCATCGCCAGGGACGAGCTCTGGCTCACCACGAAGATCTGGCTCGACTCGTACGCGCCCAAGCGGCTGCGCGAGAGCGCCGAGCAGGCACTCAAGGACCTCGGTGTCGACTACCTCGACCTGCTGTTGCTGCACTGGCCGGCCGGCGACGACGCGGAGACAGAACCGGCCCTGCGCGCGCTGCAGCAGCTCCGCGACGACAGCCTGATCCGCGAGCTCGGCGTCTCGAACTTCCCCGACTACCTGCTGCGTCCCGCGCTGCAGATCGCGCCGGAGATCTTCGCCGACCAGGTGGAGTACCACGCCCATCTCGCGCACGAGAAGCTCACCGCAACCGCGCTCGAGCTGGACCTGATGATCACCGCGTACTCACCGCTGGCACACGGCGAGGGCCTGACCGCCGAGTCGGTCGTCACCGAGGTCGCCGCGAAGCACGGTGTCTCGCCGGCACAGGTGTGCATCGCCTGGCTCGCCAGGCAGGGCAACGTCACGGTGCTACCGCGGTCGACGAACCCGGACCGGCGGCGAGAGAACCTGGCTGCGCTCGAGGTCGACCTCACCGCCGGTGACGTCGCCGAGCTCGACGAGCTGTCCCGTCCGGGCAAGCGCTACATCAACCCGCCGTTCGCCCCGCGGTGGGACGACTGA
- a CDS encoding NADP-dependent isocitrate dehydrogenase, with protein MTKIKVENAIVELDGDEMTRIIWQFIKERLIHPYLDVELEYYDLGIENRDVTDDQVTVDAAHAIQRHGVGVKCATITPDEARVEEFGLKKMWRSPNGTIRNILGGVVFREPIVVSNIPRLVPGWTKPIIIGRHAHGDQYKATDFVVPGPGTVTITYTPDDGSEPMEFEVAKFPGGGVTMGMYNFDESIREFARASFKYGLERGYPVYMSTKNTILKAYDGRFKDLFAEVFENEFAEEFKKNGLTYEHRLIDDMVAQAMKQEGGYVWACKNYDGDVQSDTVAQGFGSLGLMTSVLMTSDGKVEAEAAHGTVTRHYRQHQQGKPTSTNPIASIFAWTRGLEHRGKLDNTPAVVEFARTLEQVCVEAVENGKMTKDLSLIVGGDTPFLTTQEFLAALDEGLQAKMGG; from the coding sequence ATGACCAAGATCAAGGTCGAGAACGCCATCGTCGAGCTCGACGGCGACGAGATGACCAGGATCATCTGGCAGTTCATCAAGGAACGCCTGATCCACCCGTACCTGGACGTGGAGCTCGAGTACTACGACCTCGGCATCGAGAACCGGGACGTCACCGACGACCAGGTGACCGTGGATGCGGCGCACGCGATCCAGCGGCACGGCGTCGGCGTGAAGTGCGCCACCATCACGCCGGACGAGGCGCGGGTGGAGGAGTTCGGCCTGAAGAAGATGTGGCGGTCGCCGAACGGCACCATCCGCAACATCCTCGGCGGTGTCGTCTTCCGTGAGCCGATCGTGGTCTCCAACATCCCGCGGCTGGTACCCGGCTGGACGAAGCCGATCATCATCGGCCGCCACGCGCACGGCGACCAGTACAAGGCGACCGACTTCGTGGTGCCCGGCCCGGGCACGGTGACCATCACGTACACGCCGGACGACGGCAGCGAGCCGATGGAGTTCGAGGTCGCGAAGTTCCCAGGCGGCGGCGTCACGATGGGCATGTACAACTTCGACGAGTCGATCCGCGAGTTCGCGCGCGCCTCGTTCAAGTACGGCCTGGAGCGCGGCTACCCGGTCTACATGTCCACGAAGAACACCATCCTCAAGGCGTACGACGGGCGCTTCAAGGACCTCTTCGCCGAGGTGTTCGAGAACGAGTTCGCCGAGGAGTTCAAGAAGAACGGCCTCACCTACGAGCACCGGCTGATCGACGACATGGTCGCGCAGGCGATGAAGCAGGAAGGCGGCTACGTCTGGGCGTGCAAGAACTACGACGGTGACGTGCAGTCCGACACCGTCGCGCAGGGCTTCGGCTCGCTCGGCCTGATGACCAGCGTGCTCATGACGTCCGACGGCAAGGTGGAGGCGGAGGCCGCGCACGGCACGGTCACCAGGCACTACCGCCAGCACCAGCAGGGCAAGCCGACCTCGACCAACCCGATCGCGTCCATCTTCGCCTGGACGCGCGGTCTGGAGCACCGCGGCAAGCTGGACAACACGCCGGCCGTGGTGGAGTTCGCCCGCACGCTCGAGCAGGTCTGCGTCGAGGCCGTGGAGAACGGCAAGATGACCAAGGACCTCTCGCTGATCGTCGGCGGCGACACCCCGTTCCTCACCACCCAGGAGTTCCTCGCGGCGCTGGACGAGGGCCTGCAGGCGAAGATGGGGGGCTAG
- a CDS encoding TetR family transcriptional regulator, whose protein sequence is MRLFLERGYADTTVADVAAAAEVSSMTVFRHFPTKEALVLTDDYDAAIVARIASRPAGEPLLRRILGSLADGVAELPEAQRALMLARVRLVRDTPALRARHWETQYQTRCAIVDGLLGEQPDPATRFRAQVAADAALAAASTAIFRWVDEDGATDLAELLREALAALTDEVAR, encoded by the coding sequence ATGCGCCTCTTCCTCGAGCGCGGCTACGCCGACACCACGGTGGCCGACGTCGCCGCCGCGGCCGAGGTGTCGTCGATGACCGTGTTCCGGCACTTCCCGACCAAGGAAGCGCTGGTACTCACCGACGACTACGACGCGGCGATCGTCGCGCGCATCGCGAGCAGGCCGGCCGGTGAGCCGTTGCTGCGCCGCATCCTCGGCAGCCTCGCGGACGGGGTCGCCGAGCTGCCTGAGGCGCAGCGCGCGCTGATGCTCGCCCGGGTGCGCCTGGTGCGCGACACCCCCGCGCTGCGCGCCAGGCACTGGGAGACGCAGTACCAGACCAGGTGCGCGATCGTCGACGGTCTGCTCGGCGAGCAGCCGGACCCAGCGACGCGGTTCCGAGCGCAGGTGGCTGCCGACGCCGCGCTCGCGGCGGCGAGCACGGCGATCTTCCGCTGGGTGGACGAGGACGGCGCGACCGACCTGGCCGAGCTGCTGCGCGAGGCGCTCGCCGCGCTCACCGACGAGGTGGCGCGATGA
- a CDS encoding Hsp20 family protein, translating into MPTRRTKRGNPFRGVLDVVSEMNRISDRMTSSESSTVQQPHGHSDAWSPTIDLLADGSDLLIRCELPGVASEDVEVSLSRGTLTIAGLRRRGKESDDAFYVQERHYGQFRRDITLPEGVREDHIEAEFVEGVLNVRISDAAGAPGPALITIKA; encoded by the coding sequence ATGCCCACACGCCGGACGAAGAGAGGCAACCCGTTCCGCGGAGTGCTCGACGTGGTCAGCGAGATGAACCGGATCTCGGACCGGATGACGTCGTCGGAGTCGTCCACGGTGCAGCAGCCGCATGGCCACTCCGACGCCTGGAGTCCGACCATCGACCTGCTTGCGGACGGTTCCGACCTGCTGATCCGCTGCGAGCTGCCCGGCGTCGCCAGCGAGGACGTCGAGGTCAGCCTGTCCCGCGGCACCCTCACCATCGCCGGTCTGCGGCGCCGCGGCAAGGAGAGCGACGACGCCTTCTACGTCCAGGAACGCCACTACGGCCAGTTCCGCCGCGACATCACGCTGCCGGAAGGGGTACGCGAGGACCACATCGAAGCGGAGTTCGTCGAGGGGGTGCTGAACGTACGCATCAGCGACGCGGCCGGCGCACCGGGCCCCGCCCTGATCACCATCAAGGCCTAG
- a CDS encoding DUF3017 domain-containing protein, whose amino-acid sequence MTVHDSDDVEGTQPEVASRPVVARRRGFREWPLLTVCLGIGGGLAYLGLVDFKQGSMIVAVFVCLAAFLRIVLPERTVGLLAVRSRVVDVLSLLILGLALAIITVVVPHPGGQ is encoded by the coding sequence ATGACCGTCCACGACTCCGACGACGTGGAGGGTACGCAGCCCGAGGTCGCGTCCCGGCCGGTGGTGGCCCGCCGTCGCGGGTTCAGGGAATGGCCGCTCCTCACCGTCTGCCTCGGCATCGGCGGCGGGCTGGCCTATCTGGGGCTGGTCGACTTCAAGCAAGGGTCGATGATCGTGGCTGTGTTCGTCTGCCTCGCCGCGTTCCTTCGGATCGTGCTGCCGGAACGTACGGTGGGGCTACTGGCCGTACGCAGCCGGGTGGTCGACGTGCTGAGCCTGTTGATCCTCGGCCTGGCACTGGCCATCATCACCGTCGTCGTCCCGCATCCGGGCGGCCAGTGA
- a CDS encoding ATP-binding cassette domain-containing protein, protein MTAPVLQARGLTKRYGQVLAVDEVSLQVRPGEIYGFLGLNGAGKSTTMRMVLGMTRPSAGAAYLYGTQVAPDGAPWHRVGYLLDGAHAYPRLTVRQNLEIARWCYGVRDAGAVDRVLELLALQHSEHRRAGQLSLGNAQRVGLARALLHRPELLVLDEPANGLDPAGIVELRDLLRRVAAEDGVAIFVSSHILAEVARLATRIGIIDGGRLLTELDGTELPSRARRRLRVDARDRRAARAALAARGLSVVTAGPGGLELDDGWALAHPEAVAALLAEAATPPTALSVWHEDLEAFFLRLLDEHRAVEQVVE, encoded by the coding sequence ATGACCGCGCCCGTGCTGCAGGCACGCGGACTGACCAAGCGCTACGGGCAGGTGCTCGCCGTCGACGAGGTGAGCCTCCAGGTGCGGCCGGGCGAGATCTACGGGTTCCTCGGGCTCAACGGGGCGGGCAAGTCGACCACCATGCGCATGGTGCTCGGCATGACACGTCCGTCTGCGGGCGCCGCATACCTGTACGGCACCCAGGTGGCGCCGGACGGCGCGCCGTGGCACCGCGTCGGCTACCTGCTCGACGGCGCGCACGCGTACCCGCGGCTGACCGTCAGGCAGAACCTGGAGATCGCCAGGTGGTGCTACGGCGTCCGCGACGCGGGTGCCGTCGACCGGGTGCTCGAGCTGCTCGCCCTGCAGCACTCCGAGCACCGCAGGGCGGGCCAGCTGTCGCTGGGCAACGCGCAGCGGGTCGGCCTGGCCAGGGCGCTGTTGCACCGGCCGGAGCTGCTGGTGCTCGACGAGCCGGCGAACGGGCTGGACCCGGCCGGCATCGTCGAGCTGCGCGACCTGTTGCGCCGGGTGGCCGCCGAGGACGGCGTGGCGATCTTCGTGTCCAGCCACATCCTGGCCGAGGTGGCGCGGCTGGCGACCCGGATCGGGATCATCGACGGCGGCCGGCTGCTGACCGAGCTCGACGGCACCGAGCTGCCGAGCCGGGCGCGTCGCAGGCTGCGGGTGGACGCACGCGACCGGCGGGCCGCCCGCGCGGCGTTGGCGGCCCGTGGGCTGTCCGTCGTCACGGCCGGCCCGGGCGGGCTGGAGCTGGACGACGGCTGGGCGCTCGCTCACCCGGAAGCCGTGGCTGCCCTGCTGGCCGAGGCGGCGACGCCGCCGACGGCCCTGTCCGTCTGGCACGAGGACCTGGAGGCGTTCTTCCTGCGGCTGCTCGACGAGCACCGGGCCGTGGAGCAGGTGGTCGAGTGA
- a CDS encoding methyltransferase domain-containing protein — protein sequence MTAPEMKNTGGLVWVRRYLLTGLPASSALPIVDMSIRSSSVVACRLPSTDRTETWRCGGGCEKLGEDWVEDVIRMVEQASYTWKGAGGPFTLTVADGVFAPSSTTRVLGDAMRINAGETVLDAGCGSGVLSFVAAKLGAGRVIGCDVSQAAVDCATKNAEELGLADTTEFRQGSLFEPVHDVRADVVIADISGVPDAIAQASGWFPGGRGGGPTGAELPVAMLDDIGRHVAPTGRVYLPTASLQDESAVLRAAKRVFGDRIQNASVRDFPLPDAVVRAREVARLASEGVIRLTRKGSRMFWRLTIWQCGKPSPP from the coding sequence ATGACGGCGCCGGAGATGAAGAATACCGGAGGATTGGTGTGGGTGCGCAGGTACCTGCTGACCGGGTTACCCGCTTCGTCTGCCTTGCCTATTGTGGACATGAGCATACGCTCCTCGTCGGTTGTCGCCTGTCGTCTTCCCAGCACGGACCGCACGGAAACCTGGCGGTGCGGGGGCGGGTGCGAGAAGCTGGGAGAAGATTGGGTGGAGGATGTGATTCGAATGGTCGAGCAAGCGTCATACACATGGAAGGGCGCGGGCGGACCGTTCACGCTCACCGTGGCGGACGGAGTGTTCGCGCCGAGCAGCACGACCAGGGTGCTGGGCGACGCCATGCGTATCAACGCGGGGGAGACCGTGTTGGATGCCGGTTGCGGCAGTGGGGTGTTGAGCTTCGTGGCAGCCAAACTCGGTGCCGGCCGGGTCATCGGCTGTGACGTGTCGCAGGCCGCGGTGGACTGCGCCACGAAGAATGCCGAGGAGCTCGGGCTGGCCGACACCACCGAGTTCCGGCAGGGATCGTTGTTCGAGCCGGTGCACGATGTACGTGCGGACGTCGTCATCGCCGATATCAGCGGGGTGCCGGACGCGATCGCCCAGGCATCCGGGTGGTTCCCCGGGGGCCGGGGCGGCGGGCCCACCGGCGCGGAGCTGCCGGTGGCCATGCTGGACGACATCGGCAGGCATGTCGCTCCTACCGGGCGGGTCTACCTCCCGACGGCCTCACTGCAGGACGAGTCGGCGGTGTTGCGCGCCGCCAAACGGGTGTTCGGTGACCGCATCCAGAACGCCTCCGTCCGCGATTTCCCGCTACCGGACGCGGTCGTCCGCGCGCGCGAGGTCGCACGGCTGGCGTCCGAGGGCGTGATCCGACTCACCCGGAAGGGCAGCCGGATGTTCTGGCGCCTCACCATCTGGCAATGCGGGAAGCCGAGCCCGCCGTGA
- a CDS encoding citrate synthase (catalyzes the formation of citrate from acetyl-CoA and oxaloacetate), translating to MADESKGLADIVAASTALSDIDGQVGKLVYRGYDIHDIAERISFEECVYLLQSGDLPNRQQLDELREELTEARTLGAIVEDNIEEVARAAAPMEALRTLVSLGSAGDPDKGAGDAKAEHRKAVRLVAQQPVLVAKYHAARRGETAQDADPELGIAGNFLLQITGRRPEQREIEIFDSCLVMHADHTMNASTFTARVIAATLSDMHSAIVGAIGALKGPLHGGANEAVMANLDKIGSVDKVEEWTNAELGAGNKISGFGHRVYKVEDPRATHLRSMSEELAGIHGDDRYYRMSKRMEEVVLETKGLYPNVDFFAASVYHYLGIPTDLFTSVFSVSRMAGWTAHVLEQHADNRLIRPESEYIGEHDRKFVPLGDR from the coding sequence ATGGCGGACGAGTCGAAGGGTCTAGCCGACATCGTCGCGGCGTCTACCGCATTGAGCGACATCGACGGCCAGGTGGGAAAGCTGGTCTACCGCGGTTACGACATCCATGACATCGCCGAACGTATCTCGTTCGAGGAGTGCGTCTACCTGCTCCAGAGCGGCGACCTGCCGAACCGGCAGCAGCTCGACGAACTGCGCGAGGAGCTGACCGAGGCTCGGACGCTCGGTGCGATCGTCGAGGACAACATCGAGGAAGTGGCCCGTGCGGCCGCGCCGATGGAGGCCCTGCGCACGTTGGTGTCGCTGGGATCGGCGGGGGACCCGGACAAGGGGGCAGGCGACGCGAAGGCAGAGCACCGCAAGGCCGTGCGCCTGGTGGCACAGCAGCCGGTGCTCGTCGCGAAGTACCACGCGGCACGGCGCGGCGAGACGGCGCAGGATGCCGACCCGGAGCTGGGCATCGCGGGCAACTTCCTGCTGCAGATCACCGGCCGGCGGCCGGAGCAGCGCGAGATCGAGATCTTCGACTCGTGCTTGGTCATGCACGCCGACCACACGATGAACGCGTCCACGTTCACCGCGCGTGTGATCGCGGCGACGTTGTCCGACATGCACTCCGCGATCGTGGGCGCCATCGGCGCGCTCAAGGGTCCGTTGCACGGCGGCGCCAACGAGGCCGTGATGGCGAACCTGGACAAGATCGGCAGTGTCGACAAGGTCGAGGAGTGGACCAACGCCGAGCTGGGCGCGGGCAACAAGATCTCCGGCTTCGGGCACCGGGTCTACAAGGTGGAGGACCCGCGCGCGACGCACCTGCGTTCGATGTCCGAGGAGCTCGCCGGCATCCACGGGGACGACAGGTACTACCGGATGTCGAAGCGGATGGAAGAGGTCGTACTCGAGACCAAGGGTCTGTACCCGAACGTCGACTTCTTCGCCGCGAGCGTCTACCACTACCTGGGTATCCCCACCGACCTGTTCACGTCGGTCTTCTCGGTGAGCAGGATGGCGGGCTGGACGGCACACGTGCTCGAACAGCATGCGGACAACAGACTGATCCGCCCGGAGAGCGAGTACATCGGCGAGCACGACCGCAAGTTCGTGCCGCTGGGCGACCGTTAG